One genomic segment of Misgurnus anguillicaudatus chromosome 25, ASM2758022v2, whole genome shotgun sequence includes these proteins:
- the tmem200ca gene encoding transmembrane protein 200C yields the protein MIATGGLLRISARRQDSLHAKNRAENKRKRKAKKKRKNEVVVVKGKLKLCSVSGLVAAFGLLVLLVGVSMAVLGYWPKENPLYSEPLIAKNTPRTYDGGEAEFLNVTINSKTSWHHLDKDTRSYNRSNGTADFDPPQFGVFATFINKHLHSDKLKVFGPLIMGIGIFLFICANAVLHENRDKKTKIINLRDIYSTVIDIHSLRSKESAPINGFLNYRQSKETKSSPSYSAGPLAKSSWPSPGSGRHDVGSVIPTRRPSSTILRVSSLERQSFTDTVYSIYRDQNQVDEVEPKRWETRTIVSTSVNAFTLPMMKANNRGMADRRGSDKTGEVKRERLDAEAICRRLEDLVASRTVTKAKVETSPTRAQDSVEVYRSSASLQGALRVVSLQGSQVQLLPPSSPSRRAAGSHVSLSALSDYSRSIDLGICPSTPTERQAIRSRRLSCPRLEGLGGCGGYTKLEGLGGESFESTDNAVFSRASSVEVLELQSDREEITPDDPDRSVVRQYTNKQKLLMVSQSDATLENMDSVEI from the coding sequence atgATCGCCACAGGAGGTCTACTGCGGATATCTGCCAGGAGACAGGACTCCCTTCACGCCAAAAACCGAGCAGAAAATAAACGCAAGAGGAAAGCAAAGAAAAAGAGGAAGAATGAAGTGGTCGTTGTTAAGGGCAAGCTGAAGTTATGCTCAGTATCTGGACTGGTCGCTGCCTTTGGCTTACTGGTGCTGCTGGTTGGCGTTTCCATGGCTGTGTTGGGttactggcctaaagagaaccCGCTGTACTCAGAACCGCTGATAGCCAAGAACACACCGAGAACTTATGATGGCGGAGAAGCAGAATTCCTCAACGTCACCATCAATAGTAAGACTTCTTGGCATCACCTAGACAAAGACACGAGAAGTTATAATCGCTCCAATGGGACCGCTGACTTTGATCCGCCTCAGTTTGGAGTGTTCGCCacgtttataaataaacacttgcaTTCAGACAAACTGAAAGTGTTTGGACCTTTGATTATGGGCATCGGAATCTTCCTGTTTATTTGCGCTAATGCCGTACTTCATGAAAACAGagacaaaaagacaaaaatcaTTAACCTCAGAGACATCTACTCCACGGTCATTGACATTCACAGTTTGCGGAGCAAGGAATCCGCCCCGATTAACGGTTTCCTGAACTACCGTCAATCGAAAGAGACCAAATCGAGCCCTTCGTACTCCGCCGGCCCTCTCGCCAAAAGTTCCTGGCCATCTCCGGGCTCGGGTAGACACGACGTGGGTAGCGTGATTCCTACACGACGGCCGTCTAGCACCATCTTACGGGTTTCATCTTTGGAAAGGCAGAGTTTTACAGACACGGTGTACAGCATCTACAGAGATCAAAACCAAGTCGACGAGGTCGAACCCAAGAGGTGGGAAACCAGAACCATCGTGTCGACGTCCGTCAACGCTTTCACTCTTCCCATGATGAAAGCCAACAATCGAGGAATGGCAGACAGGAGGGGGTCGGATAAAACCGGAGAGGTTAAAAGAGAGCGTTTGGATGCGGAGGCCATCTGCAGACGTCTGGAGGATCTGGTGGCATCTCGGACCGTCACGAAGGCCAAAGTGGAGACTTCACCGACCCGTGCGCAGGACTCAGTGGAGGTTTACAGGAGCAGCGCTAGTTTACAGGGAGCTCTTCGTGTCGTCTCCCTGCAGGGCTCACAGGTTCAGCTGTTACCTCCGTCCTCACCGAGCCGCAGGGCCGCCGGATCTCACGTGTCTCTGAGCGCGCTCTCCGATTACTCCAGGTCTATCGATCTGGGGATCTGTCCGTCCACACCGACGGAACGGCAGGCCATACGATCCAGACGTCTCAGCTGTCCTCGACTGGAGGGGCTCGGCGGCTGCGGAGGTTACACCAAACTGGAGGGTCTGGGAGGCGAGTCGTTCGAGTCCACAGATAACGCCGTGTTTAGTCGCGCGAGCTCCGTTGAGGTTTTAGAGCTTCAGTCTGACCGAGAGGAGATCACACCTGATGATCCAGATCGCAGTGTAGTCAGGCAATATACCAACAAACAAAAACTTCTAATGGTTTCTCAATCAGATGCAACTTTAGAGAATATGGACAGTGTGGAAATATAA